TGTTGATTCGATTTAAGTGGCGGAACGTGATGTTTGGTATCTGTTCAATGTAATGTTTGGCGAGTTGGCGGTATCGCTGCAAACATGGGTCCGAGGCTTGGTACGTTCCGTCTATCTGTCTGATAATGAGTTGGGAATCACTTGTCAGACGTACGTTATGGATACGCAACGCGATGATTACTCGGAGGGAATGTATTACTGCCTCATACTCAACGATATTGTTGGTGGCGGGGAATTCGAGCCTTCAGCTATAGACGATTCTTCGGCGAGTTGCGGTTGTAAAAACCATTCCGATGCCTGATCCTTCCGAGTTACACgacccatcgacgaagacttcccatcggcTGGGGTCCTCGGAGCAAAGTAGTTCGGGAGGGTCATCTAGTTCATCTTTCATTCCTGGGATTTCCTCGATTTCGTCAGCATCATCGATCGGGAAATCGACCAGGAATTTCGCGACCACCTGGGTCTTGATTGCCGTTTGGGCTTGGTATTTGACACCAAATTGTTTGATTTGGGCTCCCCATTTGGAAATTCTTCCTGCTCTATCAGCATGATCGAGCACAGACTCTATGGGGGCCTTTGTGATGACTATCACAGTGTGTGCATGGAAATAAGTACGCAGCTTTTGTGTTGCGTAGAACAAAGATAGTACGATCTTCTCGATCTTTGAATAGTTTTTCTCAGCTGACGTCAGAGTTTTGCTGATGAAATAAATTGGTTGTTCTACTTCTGTATCTATGCGAGTGAGTACTGCACTGATCGAAGTATTGGTCGCCGATAGATAGATGTATAGATTTTCACCCTGGTTGGGTTTTTGGAGAATTGGCAAAGTTGCCAAAtgttccttgattttttggaaagCTTCTTCACATGCACTTGTCCATGAAAAAATTTCACCAGCTTTTAAGGTATTGAAGAAGTCTCTGCATTTGTCGGAGGATCGGGCGATAAATCTACCCAAGGCCGCCAATCTGCCATTTAGTCTTTGCACGTCTTTGCACGTCTTTGATCGTTGCTGGTGAGGGCATTTCTACTATAGCTCGTACCTTCTCGGGGTCGACCTTAATTCCTCGTTTGGTGACTAGGTAGCCCAAGAATTTACCAGAGGTCACTCCGAAGACACACTttgctggattgatcttcatgTTAAATTTTCTCATTTGTGCGAAGATTTATTTAAGATTGTGTGCATGATCTTGTGAGAGCTTGATATTAACAagcatgtcatctacatataccTCTAGGTTTTCATGTATCCAACCGTCAAACATCttttccaccattctttggtatgtggcCCCTGCGTTTTTTAGCCCGAATGGCATTTTGGTGTAGCAGTATAGGCCACGGGGAGTGAAGAAAgcggtatgctcttgatcttcctcggcgagggggatctggttatatccagagtatccatccctGAGAGATAGCAATCCATATCCTGAGGTTGCCTCCACGAGTTGGTCGATGTTAGGGAGTGGGAAGCTGTCTTTGGGACAAGCTTTGTTAAGATCGCTAAAGTCAATACAGATCATTACTCCTCCGTTCTTCTTTGGTACGATTACCATGTTGGATACTATACTTCTCGTATCACCCATGATGCTTCCATTTTCTTTAATTCCTTTTGGATGGCTTCGTCATATTCCGGTGCCACCTTCCTCATTTTTTGCCGCATGGGCTTATGCTTGGGATCGATTTTTCGGGGTCTATTCCTATCCATGAGCCATGCAAAGACATCGGAATATTCCCTTAGAACTTGTattagtttctctttttcttcctcgTCGAGGAGTGTTCCTATTTTTACCATACCCGGATTTTCAGGTGTTCTGATGTTGACCTCTTTGGTTGGCTCTGCGGCCGAGAAATTTTATTTGAGCTCCCCTACATCGGAGAGGTTCTGGACGGGTCCCATGGGTGAGTCCGAAGGGAGGTCTTTGTTTGTCACGAATTTGTTGCCTAACCGTCTTACCTCGTTGGTTCTAGCTATGTAGGCATCGATTTCGGCTTGGTGTTTGGAATTCTTAGCTCGCCTCTTTTTTGCTCTGGCAGAGTTTACTTTTTTCTCTCCGTATTGAACTTCTATCCCATAGCAGTACTTTGCTTCTCTGGGATCTCCAGTGATTTCTGCCACCCCATCAGGCGTAGGGAATCTTAGCCTTTGATGGTAGGTCGAGGCTACTCCTTTGATCCCATGGACCCAGGATCGCCCCGCGATGGATGTGTAAGGTGATAATACATCTACCACGTAGAAGGTGATTAGGGTGAGAATCTTTCCCACTCGAAATTCTAACGTTATCTCACCTTTCGGGCGAGTTGATGACCCGTTGAAGCCAAATATATTATAAGCAGTGGGTACGAGACATTCGTCTTTGAGACCCAtttgtttgaatgtttcataaaacAAGATCTTTACTGAGTTACCGCCATCAATCAAGATTTTGGGCATTTCCCATGGTAGTGCCCTATTTCTTGCTTCCTCTCCCTCGTGTTCGGGGTGTGCaatggccatcgtgaccactagAGGATCGTTGTGGCTGTGTCCTCCTTCTGGTGCCTCTGAGGCTGAAAAGCTTATGGGGAGTTTCATCCACTCCGCCATTGGGGGTTCTCTGGCTATACTGAAAACTTCATCACCTTTAAAGTTGCGCTTGTGGATACGCCCTGTAATGTTTACTTCTCGTACGGGGATGGTAATCGCCGAGTATGATATGGTATTGCAACCTAGGTATTGTGTCTCGCGGGGGATTTCCACACGATGTATGGGTGCCCCGGCGAGCGTGCCCTCGCTTGTCATATCTCGTAGCGCCTTCTTTAAGACGTTACACGAGTCTGTTGTGGGGCTATGGAACTGATGGTATTCACAGAAGTCAGTTCCGTTTTCGGTTCGTTCTGGTTGTTCACCATATGACACAATTCTGGGACGAGTTGTCCTCAAGCTCTCCAATTGTTTGGGGATTGCGACTGCGAGATTCTCGGTCTCGTAGTGAATTTGGACTTCGTCGATTTGGTCCTCTTCTCGCCTTCGTTTGGGATTAATGTCTGAGGACCTTTCGGATGGACTATCCTTGTGGTCAAAATCACCTTGGCTCCCCTTAGGAAACCGATCCGTTGTTTCCTCGTTTGAGGTGTCAGGGACGTTAACGCGTTTGTCATCTTGTAGTTGTCCAAAGGGACTTTCCTCCTCTGGGATTTCGTCGATAGTAGTGAGTGTCACCTTCTTCTTGGCTTTCCGTTTTAGCCTCCTTCTACGCCTTTCAAGTTTCACCATTTTCTCACCCTGAGCTCCTTGGGCTTTCAGGATGGCTGCTATGGCAGCATTAGCATCGGCGAGATCTGAAGGGTTGTCCTTCTTGACCTCAGTGTTTACTACTTGCCTTGGCACGCGAttcaaccctcctggttgagtgagatggaTGTCATCATGcttctcgaaggggtttccctcgcctTCGGAGCTAGAATTGTCAGTTAATCCTTCCCGATACTGGTCATCGGGTTATCCCTCGTCTGGGACCAGAGCTTCTCCTGGCTCCatatcgtcgagtccttctgTTTGGGCTCCACCATTTTCACCTTAGCTCACGCGAGTAGATATTCGTGTaaccattaccttccctgcaacatatgcaataatacttaatttgtctttATTCAAAAAAGTGGGACCCTAAAGTTTGCAGATCACGTGAaattactaagtcatagttcagactggacagtttagtacaggaagactttgcagtaaactttggagacatgtgaaaatgtcaaaacattccctcTTTGCATGAGGTGTTGATGATGGAGAAAAAGGTGTTTTTCCAGTCCCCATTTTTCGAGGTAGTATCTCCTTCAACACACCATACCCTTATAGGGAAAGAATCTAATTATGACGATTGAGTACGTTTTCCCATTCTTAGAAATATAcctcatcatcttttaacttttgattgcaaacaaACTTTGAGCTTGATGAATGATTATATACTCATTAATTCCTCCCCTTGACTTAAACTTAGACTTTTAAGAAGGAGATCGGAGATTATGTTGAGTTTGATGTTGAACATCATGAAAAATTTGTcttttcaactctcataaggtgattTCTTCCTTATGTAGCTTACTGACTAGCATCTCTTCCCagctctttcatggaggagatcgtttgagcaccgAAGCGTTTGAAGCTCCATATTTGCTCTGATCTGCAACTCTCCTGAGCTACTTGAGGAAGGCTTAAAAAActtgaaaataacaagaaatcttaaagaaaaacgGCAGAAAATTGTAGATCTGTTGATTTTGAGGTTCTACTAGACTTCTTAGATCGTGAAGATCATTTTTGAGTCCGAGCTCAACTCATTCATCTCAACAGAAGTCTACTTTGTAGTGTGGAAACACTTCTCTTACAGAGATTATGAAAAACAATATAGTGTTGTtgttagggaggtagattagatcttcatacctccctgtttctagcgccaaaatgtagttgcatcttttctgactactacacccaagtgaaattaaagactacaaactacttaaacatacaagattcaatatgaacaagatgtaaagagcatgaaatgtaaagattgacacaagcatataacatggTTCGGccttgaagacctacgtccacggagaagaagatgttttcttattgattataaggtcttacccttgaaagtgttacagatatCTTCTAGAttcctcactttctctctatctagatctctctctggaattctctgtagaaagactaTCTAATGTTACATAAGTTTTCCATCTCcttgtacatggactggtatttatagtctAAATAAACTCGTGATGGCTTGATCGTCCGAGTTGGGTGAGCTTTCTTCCATCATGCTGGTTTCCTCGGGCTggttctatactatccctcgtgatggcttgctTGGTTCTCCTTCCGAGTTATCTCGCTCTCCCCTAGATCGTGTTGgccttctgtggagaacctcgCGCTCTATCGCCTCggggtcgtagtatagatcgtccgagtcttccgtCACGATGTGCAACTACCCCTGTCctattcttatccttcattaaatgcggtcttgttttttagacttgaccgtctgagcggaTTAGACCTTTacctacacgcgtcattcatgtggcgcctgtgcagttgcctcgactgagacaaatcctCCTTTTTAGAGAATGATTCGGTGCTCCTACGTTATCATCTCATCATGTATCCATCccttgagatgttgacacgtgatgatcgggtattttacccacacacaAGGATTAAGTGTTATGGAAAGATTAGCATGGTGCACTTTCCGTGTTTGTTGAAATGCCttttttttctctcaaagaaatgcATAGTCACACTTCATATTATTGTCGACAAAGAAAGCAGCAATTCCCATACAACTAAGGTCTAAATTCATGAGCCCTTTTTATGATATTAAAATCTTATGAGATTAGCTTTTGTGGTAAGCTAATTCTGATACACATATACTCTTTCAAATGTAAATGGATTTTGTGTCAGTTTATGGACTTGTGCAATGTAAACATATAACTTCCCACAACTTGTTTAGAAGGCCTCCCTTTGGTCGGCCGATAACAAGAATATAAATTCCTACATCAGAACCTCAGTCAACAGCCGGGCACCCGTCAACCTTTATACCTGGGGCCGTGGGGCAACTAGCCAGTGGGCAGTGATCATCCCGCTGCAATCCCCACCAGTTCAATCCATATATTTCTTTCATCTGGAGTGTTAAACTTACCAAAAGTTCCATCAAAGCAATCCCCATAGCTAGCCCATTGGATAGAAGATAAGTGTACTTCGGCCACCATCCTTTGTATTTCCTGTCAAGGACGAGATGGAAAATGATGGCTACAGTGAACCAAGACCAGCAATGCACTGCAGCAATTGGAGGCATGGCTGTTCCAGCCGCAAATATAATTGGCATATGAATCAGTGTGATCCACTTCTTTGTAGGAAAAAGACGCAACATACCCCACACAAATACCGGAGCAATCATTCCAGTGAAAAAATACAGGATGAAGACCGTTGAATACacgccctggggtgcaaataaaaGGCTTATGCCAACTCCACCCCACATTATAGATTTACTGAACATCATGTGTTCTCCAGGACATGTCCAAGGGCTCTCAGATGGAAGATTCTTTTTGTCACACATATTTTCAACTTTGGAAAGAAGCCACCAAGTGGTACCAAGGTTGGTGGAATATGATATAAACGCTCCCACAATCTGTCCCATACAAAGAGGACGCAGAAATCACTGACAAAATTATGCTACTTATTTGCATGAATCTATCGAGTATGTTCTTACCTGGGTAATAAACAGAGATTTTGGAGGAATCTTCATGTAGTGGGCAAACTTAAATTCAGATATCGAACCCCCAGCTGTGAATAATGTTGCTACACTGTAAGACTGGAAAGCCAAGTTCGCGAGTGGCTTGCCGGGGTAGAGCCAACTCATGATTAGTTGTGACATAAGGGCGAGATCGATGCTGACCTGCTTAGTTTATTAGTATGAACTATTAGACAGAATGCATATTGACTTCTATTTGATTTCTACTTGTAACATCAGAATTTTAGCTCAAGGAACTTCTTGGCGGtgaatacaaaaggaaacaaaattgtTACTAAACCGACATAGCAACGCAAAGAAAGGAAACTAGAACCATTGAATATTTTGACAACCCAAACATTTTCAAAACACAAAATAGCAAGATACGTAGAGATAATGAACATATACCATTTGAAAGTATTACCTTGCCTGTGGTGGCCCTGATTATACCCAAAGGCAGAATTAGAATAAAAGGTAAAGCACATCCCAACATAACTCCCCAGTACGGAAGTTGAAATTGTCTGCCAAATAAGGTAGAATTGAGTAGAGCAAGTACGATCATCAAAATTATGATTGTGTAGAACCACCATTGAGGTATTGGCTTGTACTTCTTCATCATCCTGTTATGTACATCACTACTAAACAGGCTCTGACCTTTAATTATCTGCTTAATTTGGTCCCAAGTTTCGCTAGAAATCAAATAATAGATGCGGATGGTGTGAGCTCCAAATTTATGTATATGGGCAAAGAAAGTAATGAGAAGCATAATAGGCCTACCTCCAATGGAAGAGCACGAAGTGGGTCAGAGTTGCTGTTTCAGCTGCAAGTTGGAACCCGAGTGAATTGACAAAGAAGACACTTAAAtggataggtgaataattatcatATGCCTGCTGGTTGAGTGTCAGATCATCATTGAGAACTCGTGAAACATCGTAACTTTGTCCATTGACGTCAAACATATCActagaaaaaaaatggaaatcgCTTAGCATTGTACGTATTAGTCCAGTAAGCTGTAGGGGCAATTATATACatgatcctagttagcaattcgagattcggcaaacgtacggaacgtcaaacgtacgagtattatacggttttgtaaaatccagattcggtccaaaattcggtcaacgggacgtgattcgttagtaagtcggaacggcatacgtacgtgtataattcgatttataaatgtgagttcggctctgaaaattcggtatctatatataacaaataatttgtatttataaggtcatagaccaatttttatgcatatgtgtgggttatttaaagaaaaaataaacttaatatgatgatattaataatatatacaacattagttatccaagaggacgtcgtatggtggtttagatgcttggttagtgagtttgagatctctctcaccttcaccttcaaatctcttcagtcgtttttgtttcataaaaattacaacacgtctaatattcggtcgtgtatgctcgggaggcagtaaagcccaaaaagtgggatctttgaaaagtaaaagttaaagaatttatggtgaattaagcggacgtatcattcgggatacgtaaaattcgtgaacgattcacgaataatccgggaatgccacataatacgcgatttgggatcggagttgcaaacgtacgcgaataagacggtaaaattcgtgatacggaaaaattcgtgaaaaattcgtgaatgattcgtgaatcattcgcgaacttactaagtAGGTACATGATTATTATGAAACCAATCATGGTATTAACAACTGCGAACATGGGTATCACCAATAGGTTCCCTAGGTAACCAGTTATTGTAGACCAGTCTAGGGAGAAGGATCCAATGCCAAGACCGTGAAGACCAGAACCAATCTGTTGGGAAGTGACCGAGTCCTTCCGAATCCAACAAATAAATGAAAGGGCAGCTATAGATGGGAAGAAATAGTTGGGAATGATATAATAGGCAAAGCTTGCTGCTGTGACTATCATAAAAAACTGTAATCTTGTAAGATGTCCTTTAGGCCTTGCTTCAACTTCATGCAACATCCTAGATATTCAACACCAAAAGTTAGCAGCAGTTGCTTAACATATTTCCCGTTTTTTACGCAATGTAATACGGAAACCAAAGAATACATAACCTGTAAGAGACGTTGATAAACAATCCAGCAAATCCATAACCAATCATCTAACCTACGAGGATCAAGCACATGTTAGATGAAGTATTATATACCATGTATGGTTGGTTTCACCTGGAATACAAAATGTCTGGCTTGAGGTTGTTCAACAATTATTATTCCTTTTAAAAGAGTAAGAAGCATTTCTTGGTACCATTTGGTTCAACAATTATTTTCGCAAAACATACGACACGGTTATCCTCCAAAACATATATTAGATAAAAATAACTAGATAGGACCTAAAATAAACTTTTATATAAATTCGTCCACAAAACGTAAATGTGAAAAATATTGTTTGTTGTAATAGGCAAGGTCACCTGACTCGTTTGTACTTTGTACCAACAAGAAACACACCCAAAAGCTAATGTTCTTGTGATAGAAAGCCTTCGCTATCACCACGATCGGCAGAGAGAAAGGGTTATCCAGTCCAGCGGTAGCAAGTATTGATATCAAGACATGCTCTTTCAGATTAAAAGACCCTGGATTCATCGAAACTGACCACCTTGTCCACAGAGTTCTTATAGGTTTGGTTGGAAGTGTTGCTGCCATCAGTTTTCCTATTGGAAGGAAGAGCATTGTGAAACAAGACGCTGAGGGTATGATCGTAATTTGACGACATTCAAACCTTGCTGTAAGAACAGCCAGGAGAATGCACGTGGTGGGACCAAGCACCCATGTTCGGAAAGTTAAGACTGGCAATGTTGCGTCGTCTGTGATGGGAACTGTTAGCCTCACTTCCTCGATTGGAGAGTCATTGATCTCATCTGCAAACACAAAAAGTTAAGAACTGCATCCAGTATTATTTATAGGtagatgaagaagagattatAGTCATCCCTTCTGCACCGTGTtttcttagagcaactgcaatggacgactaaacccaaatttggtgtcgagtgggctggcgtagtgggacggatcatcgatcaaaatttgatcaaagagtaaaattcggaccaaatttggtcggcgattaagaccaaatccaaatatagtcgggcgtttatataatgtccgcctacccgacgagcgttggtataatgtccgcctgtagccgcgcgttcgtaaagttaacgcctgatgcagggcgttggtataatgtccgcctggatggggcgttggtataatgtccgcctgaatggggcgttggtataatgtccgcctggatggggcgttggtataatgtccgcctggatggggcgtacgtaaagttaacgccggacacccaggcgttgatatagtcatgatcccaaatttgaaaagttttgaaaactttgcttggggcgttgtctttatcaacgccccattttttattttatttttcatttttgaacccgggcgaacgtataatctccgtcccacacaccaggcgttgctatagttcacgccccatacaggcgttgtctttatcaacgccccataccaggcgttatctttatcaacgccccatgccaggcgtaatttttatctacgctggacgatgaagcggactttatatcaacgcgcgaccaaatttactcgtcacccgctacgccacaggacggactaaacccaaatttgatctctttttttagtctttggtctttagttatgctcgcaccactgtggacgctcttagaacCTCTGAATATAGTAATTTTATGGACTCTTGCATGTTGTGATGCATCTGATGCACTCATTAATTTTCTTACTAGTATAATGTGCTCAGGGGCCACAATGCTTAGCTGTAACTTTGTATATCAAAAAGTACTTAGAGATTGTTAATGTCCATGGGCCTAACTACCTCGAAAACTAACTTGCAGGTTAGGGTTAGttgtgagcatgggccggtatggaccggttttcacctTATCCGCGTCCAATTCATGCACTACGGATTTTAAATTtgacatccgcatccaatccatatccAACGGATTTACATCCAAAGGAtgcacggatggacggattggatgcggataattcaatggatttattttatttaaaatttaTAGTAAGGAAAATAAGCTgacacaaatgactccttataaaacctacatatcctatatatgtatacaaatataaaTATGCCATGTACAACATCCAAAGCAAACGTCTTGAAAATTCCTAAATGATCCATAgtattttctagaactatataaatgcTCTTAATTTagcggatatggatgtccaacggattttcaaggttgcatccgggccCGATCTGTTgttcgttggatttcaaaaattccatctgcatccaatccattaacgaacggtccgggcatccatccgtaaatgaacggttggtcccggttaaatccgcggattacgggccaaatgctcacccctaggtAGAGTTGCCGAAGGTATATACATTTCAATTCCAGGGAACTTATGCGACATGAGACTCTTAACACCCTGCCTCAAACAAAGCCAGGAGCCAAACAAGTccttaggccaagcactatggttggCGTTTTGCTTGGCTAAAGCttaaggcttagtttggtattgttgcggcttttataaaagcacttttctgtTGTGCGTTGCTGTGGGAAAAAAGCatttagacgtttggtaaaatattaattaaagttaaagctgattaaagaAACAATCAAAATGTGTTtttggtaaaatatcatattCAACCATTATTGTTGTGGCAAATGTCAAAAATAGACATATCTTTAAAAATggtttattcaattttattgggtttaaaaataattagtttgttactattaaatataaatatttaaaatattaaatttactaacggttactattattatgattgttaaaaaaaatattttacttaaccacattttaatatatatatatatgtaattttcaaccaaaaaatcaaactaaaattaaataattatttattttatttttatttttaacaaattaaatgaaatggtattataaaatagtttgaaaataaaatataataatatttaaagaacaaaatataaaaaataaaaaattgattgtatatataattaagggtaatttttgtcatacaaaaaataaaatagggacaaaagagataaatcaagcattaaattttggtgtggccaaagcttatgcttttgtagcttttaaaagctcctcctccctAGCTTTTTGAAAATTGAGGAATTCGGGAAGTGCTTTGGATAAAAagcactttaatttttttttgccaaACACCAACTTCAAAAgttattgacatatataggttttgaaagtgcttttgagaaagaaaaaaaacattatcaAACTCAGCCTAAATGTAGCCAAGCGAAACGAGGGTTCAGTCGCACCTCACTACGGGAGTTGGGCATCGCTTAGCCTAATTAGACGGAAACTCCGTACGGAAATTGTGTTTCCATTTTTTTTCCCAAAATTTATTTAGTTGGATTTAGATGAATATTTGGAGATataataggaaaaaaaaatctagtaaATAAAAAAGTTCAAAGAGAAACCGAATGAATAAAAATAGGTTTAAACTGAAAAATCATATACGGAAAAGCAAGCATCGCTTAGCTTAAAAGTGGAACAGATGTGTTCCACTCTTAGCTAAGCCAAGGGAATTGACCACATCAAAGCAAGCGAATCCCCATAGTAGTCGTCTTTCGTTACATTTAAGCTATAGCTAAGCGAAACAGGTTATTATAGTGTTTGGCCTTACTGGGTCAcacacaaagaagaagaagaaacaatcccTTAACGAGCCAAACAATGTCCACACACCACCCACAAACACCTTCCCTGGTACCATGTTAAAATCaatgggcctaactaacctcgaaaaccggcttgcaatTTAGGGTTGCTCAAGGCTTATAAGTTTCATATGCCCAAGGCTTATAAGTTTCACAATATGGATGATCTAGGTGATGGATTTTTTGCAATGTTAAGGTTGCTCAAGGCTTATAAGTTTCACGTCCCCAAGACTTATAAGTTTCACAATATGGATGATCTAGGTGATGGCTTATAAATTTGAATACGAGATTACCACTTCCACACACTACCCACAAACACCTGctttgataccatgttaaagtcaaTGGTcttaactaacctcgaaaaccagCTTGCAAGGTTAGGGTTGCCCAAAGCTCACAAGTTTTACAATATGGATGATCAAGGTGATGTGGGACAAACACTCCCCCTCAAACTCGAGATGGGATGGGTTGAGTTTGAATACGCGATTACCATTGAACATGACTCGCACGGACACGGACTAACACTGAATATGGCGCGGATTGCAGCACACCAACTATTGCATGCAGATTGTGGCCTACGGCCCAAATACGATTAACATTGAACATGGTGTGGATTGTATCACATGGACTGCGGCACACCAACTGTTGCACGCGGATTGTGGCCTATCGATTACGTCCCAAACACAGATTAACAGTGAACCTGACGCGAATTGTAGCACACGCAACTGTTGCACATGAATTGTGGCCTACCGATTACGACCCAAACACGGATTAACACTGAACACGGCGCAGATTGTAGCACACGGATTGCGGCACACTAATTGTTGTACGCGGATTATGGCCGATTAGCGGCCCATACACTGACTGAACACTAAATTCACACACCATCCAACCGAacccagctctgataccatgttaaagttcaTGGGTGTAACTAACTTCGAAAACCGGCTTGTAAGGTTAGGATTGTCTAAGGATTATAAGTTTCACAATATGGATGATCTAGGTGATGTTAGAATATTTCTAATATAGATCCTACCATAAATCACCCTTGGACTATACCAACATATTTCATTATCATGTGGGTGGGGAACCATTATGATCATGCAACGAGTTACACTTTTATcaggaaaaaaataagaaaaggccTTTTTGTATGGAGTAAAAGGGCAACGGCCAGAATGATCTATCACTA
This is a stretch of genomic DNA from Papaver somniferum cultivar HN1 chromosome 1, ASM357369v1, whole genome shotgun sequence. It encodes these proteins:
- the LOC113302561 gene encoding oligopeptide transporter 5-like isoform X2, which encodes MTGSITIGVAPHTKSNEKESISLGDEINDSPIEEVRLTVPITDDATLPVLTFRTWVLGPTTCILLAVLTARFECRQITIIPSASCFTMLFLPIGKLMAATLPTKPIRTLWTRWSVSMNPGSFNLKEHVLISILATAGLDNPFSLPIVVIAKAFYHKNISFWVCFLLVQSTNESDDWLWICWIVYQRLLQDVA
- the LOC113302561 gene encoding oligopeptide transporter 5-like isoform X3, translating into MTGSITIGVAPHTKSNEKESISLGDEINDSPIEEVRLTVPITDDATLPVLTFRTWVLGPTTCILLAVLTARFECRQITIIPSASCFTMLFLPIGKLMAATLPTKPIRTLWTRWSVSMNPGSFNLKEHVLISILATAGLDNPFSLPIVVIAKAFYHKNISFWVCFLLVQSTNESG
- the LOC113302561 gene encoding oligopeptide transporter 5-like isoform X1 translates to MTGSITIGVAPHTKSNEKESISLGDEINDSPIEEVRLTVPITDDATLPVLTFRTWVLGPTTCILLAVLTARFECRQITIIPSASCFTMLFLPIGKLMAATLPTKPIRTLWTRWSVSMNPGSFNLKEHVLISILATAGLDNPFSLPIVVIAKAFYHKNISFWVCFLLVQSTNESGDLAYYNKQYFSHLRFVDEFI